The sequence below is a genomic window from Salvelinus namaycush isolate Seneca chromosome 2, SaNama_1.0, whole genome shotgun sequence.
AGTGTTTGAATCAGGGTGCCCTCAGTCTTTTTACAGCAGGAtaatggatgtgtgtgtttggccAGTAGAGGTCATTGTTGTGTAATGTAAATTGTCACTAATCATGCACATCACAACAATCTTCAATAGGCTCCTTATGTGAAACACAGGACTCGGCAGTTCATACCACTTTTAGACATTATTGTTAAAATGTACATTTAAGCTAAAACATATTAATTATGACTTCTCCTCTAAGCACCCGCTCCAGGATTGTCCTGCCAGGGCCGCTGTGGGGAGAAATACAACTCTCAGAACAAGTGCCACTGCAACACCAAGTGAAGAGATCACAACAACTGCTGCAGCGACTACACCTCCCTCTGTGGAAATGGCTTAATTGTTACTCAAACTGTTACACCAAATTGATTACAACCCTGGTACTGTATTTGTCCTGTAGTACATTATAACGAGTTAATGACCCACAACAACATCGAAATGACCCATGAAATGTTAAAACAATGTCATTACTTCTCTGTGCTACAACAGTACAATGATTATTCATGTAAACAGTTCCCCATGTTTCTGATACTGTATGTTCTATGGGTGGGAGGCTATTTTAGGTTCTATGGGTAGCAGTCCCTAAAATATAGTGTTCCTTTCCTGTGTCTGTTAGGCTCTGGTGGTGGAGATACCGGCAGTAACATCACGGATCCAGTCTCTGTCTAAAGCTCTGTATGCTCTGGACTCCAACAAGCCCTCTGCGTCAGAGCTGATCATTGACTCCCAGGCCAGAGTGCCCATCTCCCAGACCTGCTCCCAGAACGACCTTTGTTCTCttattcctctcttcctctgtctcttatgttatttttttctctctcactataTCTTCATCCCTCTTTCTGTCACTGTCcaacctcccccttctctctgccccttgctctatttctttctctctctctgacctatATCCTGACTGTGTTGTCTTCCATCCAGGCTGTTCCAGTTCCTGGACGAGGCATCTCTGTTCTCCAAGCCGTCATATGTtagagggcctcccgagtggcgcagcggcgTCACCACAGACCCAGGTTCGCCTGTTCataccgctatcatccagaaggtgaggtcagtacaagtgcatcaaagctgggaccgagagattgaaaaacagcttatatctcaaggccatcagactgctaagcTATCACTAACTCAGAAGGGCTGCTACCTACATTGAGATCCAATCAcaggacactttaataaatggatcactagtcactttaaacaatgccactttaataatgtttacatattgtacattactcatatcacatgtatatactgtatattataccatctattgcaccttgcctatgccactcggccatcgctcatccatatacttatatgtacatactctcattcacccctttagatttgtgtgtattaggtagttgttgggaattgttagattacttgttgatattactgcactgtcggaactagaagcacaagcatttcgctacactcgcattaacatctgctaaccatgtgtatgtgaccaataaaattagatttgaatttgatttgatttacaagTAGGCTGTAATTgtgaataaaaatgtgttcttatcCGACTTGcttatttaaataaaaaacaaagAATATGCTGCCTTCATGGCCCTGCAGGACAACTACAAGAGGAACATAGGCACCACTGAGGACTTTACCACCCAGCAGCTGGCTGAGTAGGACACCTTCCTCAGGGAGACCATGTCCAACTGAGCTGGGCAGAGAGCTCGCTCTTCACCAAGAGTATTTACAGTGCCTaatgaaagtctacacaccccttgcacagtctttGCCTTTTGCTACTGTTGTACACAACCTACTCTACATTTCCAAAGTTAAAGAAAAATGATAGAAAATGTTCCTAATTAatccaatcaaattttatttgtcacatgcgccgaatacaacaggcattggcaccttacagtgaaatgcttacttacttagtctgggtagccatttgattagctgttcaggagtcttatggcttgggggtagaagctgtttagaagcctcttggacctagacttggcgatccggtaccgcttgccgtgcagtagcagagagaacagtctatgactagggtggctgaagtctttgaccatttttagggctttcctctgacactgcctggtatagaggtcctggatggcaggaagcttggccccagtgatgtactttgTTAtgaaaggtttgggaatcgcttccttttagatggttgtagaatttaacagctcttttctggattttgataattagtgggtatcagcctaattctgctctgcatgcattatttagtgttttacattgtacacagaggatattttttgcaTAATtgtgcatgcagagtctcaatttggtgtttgtcccattttgtgaattcttggttggtgagcagaccccagacctcacaaccataaatggcaatgggttctgtaactgattcaagtatctttagccagatcctaatttgtATGTCGAATTTTATCTTCCTtttgttcactctctctctttctaagtGGACTTCCTACCCTGATGTTCTTGGGATGCAGTTTATGTGGGATGGCTACTTtaataacctgttatggctgcaaggggcagtattgagtagccagttaaatcgtgcccatttcaaacggcctcgtactcaattcttgctcgtacaatatgcatattattattactattggatagaaaacactctctagtttctaaaaccgtttgaattatttctctgagtgaaacagaactcattctgcagcacatttcctgaccaggaagtggaatgtcagaaatcgatgctctgttcaacttcctgcctatacatgggcatgatacgtaagagtctacgtacacttcatacaccttcccctggttgtcaagaggcggtgagagaagaaatttcgtgtttatcttggtctgaggtggaattaaagctctttgtatgacgtgaccgtccatttcctgtttctggagcgcgcgaaaggggacatggatttgccttctgtttagctgtcgttatggacgactaacatctccggtttagattttatttgatacatgtgaccatatcatcgtaaagtatgttttttcaatatagtttaatcagattattgacattttttcgggagttttgccgtgttccgttctctgactttgttgacgttggagagatccgtgccacttggcaagtgcccatgctaaatcaagagggaaatttgccgttccagatccaaacaacgactgttctggacaaaggacaccttgtccaacattctgacggaagatcaccaaaagtaagaaacattttatgatgctatttctaatatctgtcgtgcatgtgaactggtcgtgggcgcccaagtgtttctggctattgtggctacgctaatataacgctatattgtgttttcgctgtaaaacacttgataaatcggaaatattgtctggaatcacaagatgcctgtctttcaattgctgtacactatgtatttttcagaaatgttttatgatgagtaattaggtatttgacgttggtgtctgtaaatattatggctgttttcggtgcaatttctgattgtagctgaaatgtaaactatgatttatacctgaaatatgcaaatttttcgaacaaaacatatgctatacaataaatatgttatcagactgtcatctgatgaagttgtttcttggttagtggctatttatatctttatttggtcgaatttgtgatagctactgatggagtaaaaaactgatggagtaagaatagtggtgtcttttgctaacgtggttagctaatagatttacatattgtgtcttccctgtaaaacattttaaaaatcggacatgttggcttgattcacaagatgtgtacctttcatctggtgtcttggacttgttaatgtgtgaaagttaaatattttaaaaatatatattttgaatttcgcgccctgcacttgagctggatgttgtcataagtgtaccggtgtcgggctgcaccccaaacaggttttaagcaGGTTGGTTCTGCCATCATTGGCTGCAGTTCTGAGTTTGACTTGGCCAAGTACAGTCTTTGCTACATCACCTGTCCAGGGAAACAGTGAgtactctttgtgtgtgtgtgtcaattctTTTTCATTATCTACCAAAGATGATGTACACACAATTCAAAGCCATTGCTGTTCTCCATTTCCATCCATTTTGGACCGTGTGTCACATTATGTCTCATTATGcttgtgtacagtcgtggccaaaagttttgagaatgacacaaatattaatttacacaaagtttgctgcctcattgtctttagatatttttgtcggatgttactatggaatactgaagtataattacaagcattttataagtgtcaaaggcttttattgacaattacatgaagttgatgcaaagagtcaatatttgcagtgttgacccttctttttcaagacctctgcaatccgccctggcatgctgtcaattaacttctgggccacatcctgactgatggcagcccattcttgcacaatcaatgcttggagtttgtcagaacttgtgggtttttgtttgttcacccgcctcttcaggattgaccacaagttctcaatgggattaaggtctggggagtttcctggccatggacctaaaatatcgatgttttgttccccgagccacttagttatacATTTTACCTTATGGCAAGGTgatccatcatgctggaaaaggcattgttcgtcaccaaactgttcctggacggttgggagaagttgctctcggaggatgtgtttgtaccattctttattcatggctgtgttcttaggcaaaattgtgagtgagcccactcccttggctgagaagcaaccccacacatgaatggtctcaggatgctttactgttggcatgacacaagactgatggtagcactcaccttgtcttctccggacaagcttttttccagatgccccaaacaatcggaaaggggattcatcagagaaaatgactttaccccagtcctcagcagtccaatccctgtaccttttgcagaatatcagtctgtccctgatgtttttcctggagagaagtggcttctttgctgcctttcttgacaccaggctatcctccaaaagtcttcgcctcactgtgcgtgcagatgcactcacacctgcctgctgccattcctactttcttgggcgccctgaagccttcttcacaacaattgaaccgctctccttgaagttcttgatgatccgataaatggttgatttaggtgcaatcttactggcagcaatatccttgcctgtgaagccctttttgtgcaaagcaatgatgacggcacgtgtttccttgcaggtaaccataattgacagaggaagaacaatgattccaagcaccaccctccttttgaagcttccagtctgttattcgaactcaatcagcatgacagagtgatctccagccttgtacTCGTCAGCACTCACACCtttgttaacgagagaatcactgacatgatctcagctggtccttttgtggcagggctgaaatgcagtggaaatgttttggagggatt
It includes:
- the endou gene encoding LOW QUALITY PROTEIN: poly(U)-specific endoribonuclease-A (The sequence of the model RefSeq protein was modified relative to this genomic sequence to represent the inferred CDS: deleted 1 base in 1 codon; substituted 1 base at 1 genomic stop codon), translated to MKIILLVTLGVTLFCQGYSNTLDTWVQGRCGWAGQTNKSCXCNTACERYGECCSNYESFCKGGSTSCKGRCDEKYNSQNKCHCNSKCSQYDNCCNDYAALCNGERVLWHSDLESLSKALYALDSNKPSASELIIDSQARVPISQTCSQNDLCSLIPLFLCLLCYFFLSHYIFIPLSVTVQPPPSLCPLLYFFLSLLFQFLDEASLFSKPSYVRGPPEWRSGVTTDPGSPVHTAIIQKWTSYPDVLGMQFMWDGYFKQVGSAIIGCSSEFDLAKYSLCYITCPGKQCKQSLGGKPLVIQTYTWENSSYGNGKKYIGSAFPATP